The genomic DNA ATGGCGAACACATGTTTGCATCTCCACCGATCTTGTGCTATAATCCGGGCCGGTCGATGACGGGGCTGCCTGGGGGGGGCGACACTGTGGGGAAGGGGCTGACGAAGCGCCAGCGCGAGATCCTATCCTACGTGATGACCAACATGCAGCAACGTGGTTATCCGCCGTCGGTGCGTGAGATCGGGGCGGCGCTCGGGCTCACGAGCAGTTCGACGGTGCACAGCCACCTCACGGCCTTGGAGAAAAAGGGGTTCATTCATCGGGATCCCAGCAAACCCCGCGCGATCGAGATTCTCAAGGACGGTGCGAGCCAGCCGCCCAAGCGCGTCGTGAACGTGCCCGTCCTGGGACGGATCGCCGCCGGCCACCCGCTGTTCGCCGACGAAAATATCGAGGATGTCTTTCCGCTACCGCGGGATCTCATCCGCGAGGACGCGGCCTTCATCCTTCGCGTCACGGGCGAAAGCATGATCGAGGCCGGCATCCTCGAGGGGGATTACCTCGTGATTCGACAACAAGCTACGGCCAACAACGGGGAGATCGTCGCCGCCCTGCTGGGAGAGGAGGCCACCGTCAAGCGGTTTTACCGCGAGCGTGATCACATCCGCCTGCAGCCGGAGAACCGGACGATGTCTCCTATCCTCACGCGGGAGGCCACCATCCTCGGGAAGGTTGTGGCGTTGATCCGGCGCCTCCCCTAGCCCAGGTTTGCGCGGTCCGAGTTCGCGCGCCCCAAGCGTCGACGCGAGCGCAAACATGGGCGAGCTTCAGTCCGTCCGAGGTTCGCGCACGTAAGGCCGGAGCCGCTCGACCGCGCTGGCCGGCACCTCCACTTCAACGACCATCGCGTCGTCGTGATCGTCTCGCCGCAGCACGCGTCCGTACGCGTAGATCTGCGAGAGCACCTTTCCATCGGCGTAGGGAATCACGAGGCTGACCCGCCGGGCGGGGTCCGGCAGCCGCTGGGAGATCTTGCGCAACAGATTGACCAGTCCGAGCCGCCGGAGCGCGGAGATCGGCACGGCACCTGGGATCTCCGCCTCGATATCGCGGAGGCTCTCCGAGGAAATTCGATCGATCTTGTTGACCGCGTTGATTCGCGGGGTCTCGGCGGCGCCCAGGTCCGCCAGTACCTCTTCCACTGCGGTCGTCTGCTCCGCCCACCGCGGGTGGCTCCCGTCGATCACATGGACCAGCAGGTCGGCCTCGACGACCTCCTCCAGCGTCGCTCGAAACGCGGCCACGAGATCGTGCGGCAGTTTCTGGATGAATCCCACCGTGTCGACCAGGAGCACGGGGCGGTGGTTGGGCAGCAACGCTTTCCGCACGGTGGGATCGAGGGTGGCGAACAACTGGTCCGCGATCAGGACCTCAGCATCGGTCAAGCTGTTGAGCAATGAAGACTTGCCGGCATTGGTGTAGCCGATCAAGGCGACGACCGGCAACGCCGCCTCGTGGCGGGCCCGGCGCTGCAGCCGCCGGTGCTGGCGCAACGCCCCGATCTCTCGCTCCAAACCGGTGATCCGCGTGCGGATCCTCCGACGGTCAACCTCCAGTTTGGTCTCACCGGGGCCGCGCGTGCCGATGCCGCCTCCGAGCCTGGACAGCACCACGCCCCGGCCGGCCAGGCGGGGCAAGAGGTAGGTCATCTGCGCCAGCTCAACTTGCAGGCGCCCCTCCCGGCTGCGGGCGCGCTGCGCAAAAATATCCAGCACGAGCGCCGTCCGATCGAGCACCTTGGTGTCCAGGCGACGTTCGAGGTTGCGCTGCTGGGCGGCGGACAGTTCCTCATCGAAGATGACCAGATCGGCGCCCGTCTCACGCACCTGGACGCGGATCGCCTCGACTTTGCCGCTCCCGACGAAGGTGGCCGGATCCGGACGGGAGCGCCGCTGGACGATCAGGCCGACGATTGACGCGCCGGCGGTCTCGGCAAGGCGCGCCAGTTCTTCGAGCGTGCCGTTTGTCTGTTCAGCCGATGTCAGCCCGACGAGCACTGCCCGCTCCGGGCCCTGATTTGTGAGCTCGATGAGCGTTCGCCCGGGCAGTTCCTGGCGCGGTGGATGGAGCCCTCGACGCAGTTTGCGGTTTTGGGGTGCACCGGTGGTTCGGATCGGTTCCCTCCCTATCGGGTCGCCGGGGGGGCGGCAACCCCCAGCCGGTCGCGGATCCGTTGAATCGCCTCGGCGACGCGCTCGTCGGGCACCGTCAATGAGAGACGGACGTAGCCGTTCCCCCGTTGTCCGTAGCCCACGCCCGGAGTGACCATCACGCCGGCCTGCTCGAGGAGGTAGGCGGCGAATCCGACGGAGTCGAATCCCGCCGGGACGGTCACCCAGAGATAGAAGGTGGCCCGAGGCATCGGGACATCGAGGCCCGCTGCGCGGAGACCCGCCACCGCCACATTTCGCCGGTGCTCCCACTTGGCCACGCGCTCCCGGACGACGTCCTGCGGGCCCGCGAGCGCGGCCACGCCGGCCGCTTGAATGGCCATGAACTGTCCGCTGTCGATGTTGGTCTTGAGCGTCGCGAGCGCCTGCACCGCCTCGCGGTTCCCGACGGCCAATCCGAGGCGCCATCCGGTCATGCAGTAGGTCTTGCTGAGCGAGTGAAACTCGATCCCGACCTCCCTGGCACCCGGGGCCTCGAGAAAGCTCGGAGGGCGGTACCCATCGTAGGCGATCTCGGAGTACGTGTTGTCGTGTACCACGAGGACGCCGTGGCGGCGGGCGAACGCGACCAGCTCCCCGAAGAAGGCGAGGTCGGCCGTGGCCGCGGTGGGATTGTTGGGGTAGTTGAGGAAGAACACCTTCGCCCTCCGGGCCACCGCGTCGGGGATCGCCGTGAGGTCCGGCAGCCACCCGCGATCGCGGTCCAAGGGGACCGCGTACGGTTCCCCGTCCGCCATGAGCGTCGCCGTGGCGTAGACGGGATATCCGGGATCGCTGACCAGCGCAACATCCCCGGGGTCGAGAAAGACCCAGGGGACGTGGGCGAGCCCCTCTTTCGAGCCAATCAGCGTGAGCACTTCGCGCTCAGGATCGAGGGAGACCCCGAACCGCCGCATATACCACGCGGCAACCGCCTGGCGGAATTCGAGCGTCCCCTCATAAGGCGGGTAGGCATGGGTCGCGGGATTGCGGGCGGCCTCCACCAGCGCCGCGACGATATGCGGCGGCGTGGACAGATCCGGGTCGCCGATGCCGAGGCTGATGACGTCGACACCCTTCGCGCGGAGCGCCGCCCGCTTTCGATCCAGCTCGGCGAACAAATACGGCGGGATGCTGCGCATCCTGCGCGCGACGTTCATCGAGACCTCCTCGTCGTTTGCAAGACCGGCGTGACATCAGCATAACTCATACACCGATCATAGCACGTTCTCGGCCGGCGGCGACGACCAGTTGGCACCCACGATGATCAACGCGAGGAGATCGTCACAAG from bacterium includes the following:
- the lexA gene encoding transcriptional repressor LexA — encoded protein: MGKGLTKRQREILSYVMTNMQQRGYPPSVREIGAALGLTSSSTVHSHLTALEKKGFIHRDPSKPRAIEILKDGASQPPKRVVNVPVLGRIAAGHPLFADENIEDVFPLPRDLIREDAAFILRVTGESMIEAGILEGDYLVIRQQATANNGEIVAALLGEEATVKRFYRERDHIRLQPENRTMSPILTREATILGKVVALIRRLP
- the hflX gene encoding GTPase HflX — translated: MLVGLTSAEQTNGTLEELARLAETAGASIVGLIVQRRSRPDPATFVGSGKVEAIRVQVRETGADLVIFDEELSAAQQRNLERRLDTKVLDRTALVLDIFAQRARSREGRLQVELAQMTYLLPRLAGRGVVLSRLGGGIGTRGPGETKLEVDRRRIRTRITGLEREIGALRQHRRLQRRARHEAALPVVALIGYTNAGKSSLLNSLTDAEVLIADQLFATLDPTVRKALLPNHRPVLLVDTVGFIQKLPHDLVAAFRATLEEVVEADLLVHVIDGSHPRWAEQTTAVEEVLADLGAAETPRINAVNKIDRISSESLRDIEAEIPGAVPISALRRLGLVNLLRKISQRLPDPARRVSLVIPYADGKVLSQIYAYGRVLRRDDHDDAMVVEVEVPASAVERLRPYVREPRTD
- a CDS encoding LL-diaminopimelate aminotransferase, which produces MNVARRMRSIPPYLFAELDRKRAALRAKGVDVISLGIGDPDLSTPPHIVAALVEAARNPATHAYPPYEGTLEFRQAVAAWYMRRFGVSLDPEREVLTLIGSKEGLAHVPWVFLDPGDVALVSDPGYPVYATATLMADGEPYAVPLDRDRGWLPDLTAIPDAVARRAKVFFLNYPNNPTAATADLAFFGELVAFARRHGVLVVHDNTYSEIAYDGYRPPSFLEAPGAREVGIEFHSLSKTYCMTGWRLGLAVGNREAVQALATLKTNIDSGQFMAIQAAGVAALAGPQDVVRERVAKWEHRRNVAVAGLRAAGLDVPMPRATFYLWVTVPAGFDSVGFAAYLLEQAGVMVTPGVGYGQRGNGYVRLSLTVPDERVAEAIQRIRDRLGVAAPPATR